From a single Candidatus Methylomirabilota bacterium genomic region:
- a CDS encoding ABC transporter substrate-binding protein — protein sequence MTSSRREFLKVAGGAAAAGVVGFPAVARGQAKPGVPSDPVKIGILAIRAGIAAPVGTAGLRGTEWWAERVNKSGGILGRQVQLIVEEESNPKDTVERYRKLILQDKVEVVIGGISTGVTLALGPVAEEMDTPWLSWDGTTQKGVEETMPNPKWAFKSVDNEVEAIVAGTLTPKYFKGVQTIAGINNDYSYGHDCWETYQAVLKKMGMNVKPVLELFPKLGVTDFTSHIAAIQQAKPDLLMSSFWSGDATIIMKQAAAVGLFKNMKGVFTTAGGVHDSLKKEFTPEGLLLGYNTMYFDDPKGSPLLKQFVREYKAKYNEYPAYESDHAYFNIESYKAAVEKAYAATGKWPSKAEVVKALEGIEVESLSGRRSWRQDHIQMCNFYQGITTHKNNYDFVTINPIEVVSTKTAMKPAGSKLLDWINGWKV from the coding sequence ATGACCAGCAGCAGGCGTGAGTTCCTCAAGGTGGCGGGCGGCGCGGCGGCCGCGGGCGTGGTCGGCTTCCCGGCGGTGGCGCGTGGCCAGGCCAAGCCGGGCGTTCCGTCCGACCCGGTCAAGATCGGCATCCTCGCGATCAGAGCGGGCATCGCGGCGCCCGTCGGCACGGCTGGCCTGCGCGGGACGGAGTGGTGGGCCGAGCGCGTGAACAAGTCGGGCGGCATCCTCGGCCGCCAGGTCCAGCTGATCGTCGAGGAAGAGTCCAACCCCAAGGACACGGTCGAGCGCTACCGCAAGCTCATCCTCCAGGACAAGGTCGAGGTCGTCATCGGCGGCATCTCCACGGGCGTGACGCTGGCGCTCGGGCCCGTCGCCGAGGAGATGGACACGCCGTGGCTCTCCTGGGACGGCACGACCCAGAAGGGCGTGGAAGAGACCATGCCCAACCCCAAGTGGGCGTTCAAGAGCGTGGACAACGAGGTCGAGGCCATCGTGGCCGGCACGCTGACGCCCAAGTACTTCAAGGGTGTGCAGACCATCGCCGGCATCAACAACGACTACTCCTACGGCCACGACTGCTGGGAGACCTACCAGGCCGTGCTCAAGAAGATGGGCATGAACGTCAAGCCCGTGCTGGAGCTGTTCCCGAAGCTCGGCGTGACGGACTTCACCTCCCACATCGCCGCGATCCAGCAGGCGAAGCCCGACCTGCTCATGAGCTCGTTCTGGTCGGGGGACGCGACGATCATCATGAAGCAGGCGGCGGCCGTCGGCCTCTTCAAGAACATGAAGGGCGTCTTTACCACGGCGGGCGGCGTCCACGACTCGCTCAAGAAGGAGTTCACGCCCGAGGGGCTCCTGCTCGGCTACAACACCATGTACTTCGACGACCCGAAGGGCTCGCCGCTCCTCAAGCAGTTCGTGCGCGAGTACAAGGCGAAATACAACGAGTACCCGGCCTACGAGTCCGACCACGCCTACTTCAATATCGAGTCCTACAAGGCGGCCGTCGAGAAGGCCTACGCCGCCACCGGGAAGTGGCCGTCGAAGGCCGAGGTGGTCAAGGCTCTGGAAGGCATCGAGGTCGAGTCGCTCTCCGGCAGGCGCTCGTGGCGGCAGGACCACATCCAGATGTGCAACTTCTACCAGGGCATCACGACCCACAAGAACAACTACGACTTCGTCACCATCAACCCCATCGAGGTCGTCTCCACCAAGACCGCGATGAAGCCCGCGGGCTCCAAGCTCCTCGACTGGATCAACGGCTGGAAGGTCTGA
- a CDS encoding branched-chain amino acid ABC transporter permease has product MTANLVNILMGGVFHAAILFLVAAGLQVVFGVQKIFNLACGSFYALGAYTGVSAVGYFTAHGGPPALFIIPLALGGLAVGLVGVVVERGLLRFVYDRDETFQLLLTFALVLMLEDLIRMTWGTAPVSTGGLYLNYGQARILGATVPVYNLIVIAASLAIALGIGWLLSRTVFGRIIRASADNREMAEALGVDMRWVYVRVFTLGTMLGTLGGALVIPATAAMSEMGIELIVEAFAVVVIGGLGSMRGAFVGALVVGVLRSVAISVYPELEMLLIYLIVIAVLIWRPRGLFGAAAA; this is encoded by the coding sequence ATGACCGCAAACCTCGTGAACATCCTGATGGGCGGTGTGTTCCACGCCGCCATCCTCTTCCTGGTCGCCGCGGGGCTCCAGGTGGTCTTCGGCGTCCAGAAGATCTTCAACCTGGCGTGCGGGTCCTTCTACGCGCTGGGCGCCTACACGGGCGTTTCGGCCGTCGGGTACTTCACGGCGCACGGTGGGCCGCCGGCGCTCTTTATCATCCCGCTCGCGCTGGGTGGCCTCGCGGTGGGCCTCGTGGGCGTTGTCGTCGAGCGCGGACTGCTCCGCTTCGTCTACGACCGCGATGAGACCTTCCAGCTCCTGCTGACCTTCGCGCTGGTGCTCATGCTGGAAGACCTGATCCGCATGACCTGGGGAACGGCGCCCGTCTCGACGGGTGGGCTCTACCTCAACTACGGCCAGGCGCGGATCTTGGGCGCGACCGTGCCCGTCTACAACCTGATCGTCATCGCCGCGAGCCTCGCCATCGCGCTCGGCATCGGGTGGCTGCTCTCGCGCACCGTTTTCGGGCGCATCATCCGCGCTTCGGCCGACAACCGCGAGATGGCAGAAGCGCTCGGCGTGGACATGCGCTGGGTGTACGTGCGCGTCTTCACGCTGGGCACCATGCTGGGCACGCTGGGCGGCGCACTCGTGATCCCGGCGACGGCGGCCATGAGCGAGATGGGCATCGAGTTGATCGTCGAGGCCTTCGCGGTCGTCGTGATCGGGGGCCTGGGCAGCATGCGCGGCGCATTCGTCGGCGCCCTCGTCGTGGGCGTCCTCCGCTCAGTTGCCATCTCGGTATACCCGGAGCTCGAGATGCTGCTGATCTACCTCATCGTGATCGCCGTGCTCATCTGGCGCCCGCGCGGGCTCTTCGGGGCGGCTGCCGCGTGA